Genomic DNA from Gossypium hirsutum isolate 1008001.06 chromosome A01, Gossypium_hirsutum_v2.1, whole genome shotgun sequence:
ttaaacatgcaatcggtaaaatttttcctaatgaaattttcatacgttattcctatcataatgcaaaccatgcaatagtattaaaataaattttctttctgaatcggatttgtggtctcgaaatcactgttccgatttcattgaaaatgggctgttacaagtgTCACCCTTAATCGGGTCACTAACTTGGTTAGGAAGTTACGAGAATTCactttagtaattaaaataagtaatattattcaagggaattttactcttttaacttaaaaaaaccaataaaaatatgcatataacataatttaaacccATGCCAATTGCATTAATAAAACTATTAATTTGCCATTTAACtaaagattttttttactttttatacattttaattttattatgcgcACTTTATTACtttcatcaattgtatatattaataatgtatttgattgaatttgtgtttCAAATTAACTCGGCATCgactcaagattgatgacaacactatgataaacaatttaatctaatttttcatTCAAACAACGTACGTATTTCATGtgctattattaattaatttcaaaccatCTGTTTCTTTATTTATTGTATGTGATTTTTAAGCAAAcatttgtgttctaaatttgtggtTTTCACGTGTATAGGCATGTGATAGGATTTCTAGTAGTATTTTAAgctttataaattttgatttataaacGTAACAACAAATGTTtatacttttacatatttactctatcataacatacatttttacACAACTCCTATTACTACTCATAATCCATCTATAAAAAACCCGTAAACCGGAAGAAAATAAACATTTAAGTACGCTCAAATCCACATCCTCTTAATTATTGCAACAACAACGCTACTAACTAAGCTAAAACTTAATCGGCTCTTAACATAATATTTAGGATAAGGTATCTATACAGTCTCTACAACGTAGTTGAAAATGTAATTTCAACTCTTTaatgttaaataatttaatttgtatattttttgtataatgtcaaatttaacctttaatatttatatttttttttgtcaatttggtctttatttctttttgagcTAAATGTGGCCCTCCTTTTACAAAAGAGTCAAATCACTAGTTTTAATGGAAATGCCAACTAAAACATTAGTTTTTTCAAACGATGTTAGTGTGCCAACTTGCATGGTAGTCCACGTGTACTTtcactatttttcttatatttcatgtcaacaaaaaaattttaaacatataaaaataaaaatatttaatattcaaaaagtttataaaaaaaattagcatgaaGTATATGTGGATTGTTATTCGAGAtgtcatgtttaaaaaatttaagattttagttaatatttttgttaaaaaaataatttaactctttttgaaaGGTTGATAGAAAAATtcgactttttttaaaaaaaattttgagggtaaaaaagtacaaggattaaaaacaaccaaattaaagtttaaaaaaattaaggtttaaaaaaataaggttttagtcagtatttttgttaaattcgacttaatgaatttaacaattacaaTTTGGTGAGGACTGaaatattataattcaaaaagtataagaattaaaaataatcaaattaaagtatatagactAAATTCATAATGTTTGTAAAATATAAGGAGTAAGAGTAGAATTTAACCAATTCATAATACTGACCCTAAAAGATAACATTACGATGATATTATTATAAATGCAATAAGATATGAATTTGAGTATAAAAAACAACAAATTATTTCCGTGAGGAATTATTCGATAATCCAATAAAAGAAATTTGAAGAGAGATTGAAGTTTTTTAACTCCAAGACTCTGTTTTGATAatataacttatatttttatattaaattaattttcattaattGGATTATATTtatctgaattttaaaaaaaaaaaagaaaaattgaaggatAAAACATTGGTAATGGCAGAATTGTTAATTCCATAGAAACTGATCCCTTTTGTTTTCCCTTTTAACCCTTAGTTGTTTTTAAACTTTTCTTTGTCTCACACTTTCACAGGTCTTCTATTTCCCACAAACAAGTCTTACTGTCCTTACAGTTCTCTCTCGACATTCACGACTTTCTCTTTATGTACAGTCACTTTCACTTTTAAACCTCACccagattttcttttctctccCCCCAAACACCAATTTTCTCTTCAATTTGCAGTCCATTCCATGGCTGATATAGCCAAGTACGTGCCTGTCAATGGCGGAACAACCGTCGGTACAGACATTAAGAGCTTGTTCTCAGTCATCAAAACTAGAAGAACTGTGGCTTTGTTCATGTTTGCCTTTGTCGGTTTCACTCTTCTTTTAGCATTTTGCCCTTCTTCAAACACTTCTTCTCCTTGGGTTACCAACATCTTTTCAGCATCCTCCACTAATTCTGCTACAAGATCTCAATTCTCTTCTCTTTTTGATTACTTCTTTTCCAACACCTCTTCTTCCCCTCAACAAAGCACTGACTTCACttccccttcttcttcttcttcttcttcttctggtTCTAATAATCATACCAGATCTAACAATGGTTCTACTGAATTAGGCAACACAGGACATGAGCAACTTTCTGACACAAACATCAACGAAAACACAACTTTTGCCCCTCCTAACACAAGTACAAATAACACCCCGAGTTCGGTTTTGCATGCAAATCAGACCAAAGCTTCATCTCCAAATGTTAATGAAAACCCACCTAGCACAAGCAACCAAGTTGAGAAGAAAGGGAATTCTGATGTTTTGAAGGTTAATCAGACTACTCCCGTCGTTGGAAATTCTCCGGCCAAATCTGATTCTTCCGACAAAGTAAGTTCACGGAAGGGAGGGAAAAGTATAGCTGAAAAAGGAGTGGTGTCTAACATCACTGCTTCAccgacaaagaaaaagaaagacaatGGGAGTGGTTCAGAGATGTCAGCTAAACAGGGGATTGAGAGTTTAATGGAATCTTTAATGAAATGTGATTTGTTTGATGGAGAATGGGTGAAGGATAATTCATATCCACTTTACAAACCAGGGTCTTGTTCCTTCATCGATGAACAATTTAGTTGTATCATCAATGGAAGGCCTGATAAAAGTTACCAGAAATTGAAGTGGAAGCCTAAGGGCTGCACTTTGCCAAGGTATATATTTTGGTCTTTGAATTAGTCTTAATAGGGAATTTATGTGCTATTGATTCTGCATTTTAGGAATTACATGCaaatgaaatttgtttactttcaCATTAAGCTAAGATTAATAATTGATCTCTTTCTTTTGGAAGATTGAATGGTGGTCACATGTTGGAGTTATTGAGGGGGAAGCGTCTTGTTTTTGTCGGTGACTCACTGAATAGGAATATGTGGGAATCACTCGTGTGCATATTGAAAAATGCTGCTAAAAGACCAAAAAATGTTTATGAAGCTCATGGAAGAAGCTATTTTCGAGGGGAAGTTTCTTATTCATTCATATTCAAAGTAGGTTCTTGATATTTCCTATTGATGGTATTGATTGTTGAATATTATACTTGGCATTCTATGAAACTTAATTTGTTTCCTATGGTGATGAAAATAGGATTATAACTTCACTTTAGAGTTCTTCGTATCCCCATTCTTGGTCCGAGAATGGGAAATGCCAGACAAAAATGGAGGGAAGAAGGAGACGTTGCGGCTTGACCTTGTTGGAAAATCCGCTGATCAATATAAATCAGCGGATGTCCTTGTTTTCAATACGGGGCATTGGTGGACTCATGAGAAAACTTCCAAAGGGTTGGTTGATTATATTTCATTGCAACTTCTCCCAAATTGtaattgatgattttattaaTGTTTCCTGTATTAAACACTGGAAAACTATAGGAAAGATTATTACCAAGAAGGTAGTCATGTTTACGAGGAATTGAATGTTCTTGAGGCTTTCCGGAAAGCATTGACAACATGGTCTAGATGGATTGATGCCAACGTAAATCCGATGAAGACTATGGTGTTCTTCCGTGGCTATTCCGCTTCTCATTTCAGGTATAAAAAGGAATGATTTTCGCCATTGTTTTTGATGTATGCAGTCCTGTTTTAAAGTCTTGGCACCTACATTGAGAAGTATGCAGGCATTTTCTAAATGTTTTATGGTTGCTTAATCTTTTTCCAGTGGAGGGCAGTGGAATTCAGGAGGGGCATGTGATAACGAAACCAATCCGATCAAGAACGAGAAATATCTAACGCCATATCCGTCAAAGATGTTGGTGTTAGAATCGGTGCTAAAGGGGATGAAAACGCATGTTACCTACCTAAACGTTACTCGACTAACCGATTTCCGAAAGGATGGTCACCCATCAATCTACCGGAAACACCCGAAGCAAAAATTGTCGGAGGATGAAAGGAAAGAACCTTTAAAATACCAGGACTGCAGCCATTGGTGCCTTCCGGGTGTACCGGATTCGTGGAACGAGCTTCTCTACGCGGAGCTCCTTGTAAAAGAAAGCAAGATGAGGCAACATCAAAGGAGAGCTAGGTAAAATatatagttcatacaaacttagatgatt
This window encodes:
- the LOC107930511 gene encoding protein trichome birefringence, encoding MADIAKYVPVNGGTTVGTDIKSLFSVIKTRRTVALFMFAFVGFTLLLAFCPSSNTSSPWVTNIFSASSTNSATRSQFSSLFDYFFSNTSSSPQQSTDFTSPSSSSSSSSGSNNHTRSNNGSTELGNTGHEQLSDTNINENTTFAPPNTSTNNTPSSVLHANQTKASSPNVNENPPSTSNQVEKKGNSDVLKVNQTTPVVGNSPAKSDSSDKVSSRKGGKSIAEKGVVSNITASPTKKKKDNGSGSEMSAKQGIESLMESLMKCDLFDGEWVKDNSYPLYKPGSCSFIDEQFSCIINGRPDKSYQKLKWKPKGCTLPRLNGGHMLELLRGKRLVFVGDSLNRNMWESLVCILKNAAKRPKNVYEAHGRSYFRGEVSYSFIFKDYNFTLEFFVSPFLVREWEMPDKNGGKKETLRLDLVGKSADQYKSADVLVFNTGHWWTHEKTSKGKDYYQEGSHVYEELNVLEAFRKALTTWSRWIDANVNPMKTMVFFRGYSASHFSGGQWNSGGACDNETNPIKNEKYLTPYPSKMLVLESVLKGMKTHVTYLNVTRLTDFRKDGHPSIYRKHPKQKLSEDERKEPLKYQDCSHWCLPGVPDSWNELLYAELLVKESKMRQHQRRAR